A region of Thermoplasmatales archaeon DNA encodes the following proteins:
- a CDS encoding BlaI/MecI/CopY family transcriptional regulator — MKKIKEKLKRLLKYWGFEDIESEIFATLMTSDGLTAEEIANSIGYAYSTTVNSLNSLARMGYIERVRKQRKFVYSAKIDFVKIIEQEMRKISSMLKEIANDFKGKISYRKKFSKLAQKIEEALKYIEKMGA; from the coding sequence ATGAAAAAAATAAAAGAAAAATTGAAGAGATTGCTTAAATATTGGGGTTTTGAAGATATAGAATCTGAAATATTTGCAACCTTAATGACTTCAGATGGCTTAACTGCTGAAGAAATAGCAAATTCAATTGGATATGCATATTCAACAACTGTAAATTCATTGAACAGTCTTGCAAGGATGGGATATATTGAAAGGGTAAGGAAGCAGAGAAAATTTGTTTATTCTGCAAAAATAGATTTTGTGAAAATAATTGAGCAGGAAATGAGAAAAATTTCTTCCATGCTTAAAGAAATTGCAAATGATTTCAAAGGCAAAATTTCTTATAGAAAAAAATTTTCAAAACTTGCTCAAAAAATTGAGGAGGCATTAAAATATATTGAAAAGATGGGAGCATGA